The segment GTTCGATCACCCACGAGACGGTGTTCGTCTTCCCGGAGCCGGTCACCCCGAGGAGGGTCTGCTTTTCCGCTCCGGCCTCGTAGTCGGCGACCAGTTCCTCGATCGCCTCGGGCTGGTCGCCCGCCGGCTCGAACGGCGCGTCGACCCGAAACGGGCGGTCCAGATCGGGGCGGTCGGGCTGGAGGGGGCCGGTGTCGCTCATTGTCGGGTAGTGGGGGTTGAGACACTTCAGGTGTGCGTTCGCGGCGGGCCCGACTCGCTATCTCGCGTCGTTCGACCGCCACAGCGCCGCCGAGATGAGTGCGGCCGTGAGCGGGACGACCGCGAGGAGGACGAACAGGGCCCGTTGGGTCGTGTACGCGAGCATCGCGCCGCTGAAGGCCGCCCCGAGCGAACCGACGCCGAAGACGCCGACGAACATGTAGCCGTACGAAAGCCCGCGAACGTCGGAGGTCGAGTAGTCGGCGACGATCGCCTGCAGGAGGGGCTGCTCGCCGAAGAGCACGAAGCCCAACAGCGCGCTCACGGCCAACAGCGCGAGCAGCCCGCTGCTGGCGGCGGGCACGAACAGGACGCTGATCACCGTCAGCGCGAAGAAGGCCCCGACGGCGGCTTTTTCGGGGGGCATCGCGTCGCTCAACCGGCCGCCGACGTACTGGCCGCCCATGCCGACGACCAGCAGGCCGACGAACACGTAGCCGGACGGTTCGACCGACTCGCCTGCGATCGTGACGGTCGCGAGGCTCTCGTAGCTCGCCAGCATATCGGGCAGGAACGTCAACACGCCCCGGTAGAAGAACCCCTCGAGGATCAACATCGGGAACGCGATGAGGAACCCGCCGGCGAAGATCGTCCGCGTGTCACCCAGGATCCCTCGGATCGGCGGGAGCGATCCGGGGGCGTCCTCCGGGTCGGTCGCGGTCGGTTCGTCTTCGCCGCCGTCGGTGGCTTCGCCCCCGCCGACCGGTTCGACGGCGGCCAACTCGTCGACGGAGACGTAGATTGTGTAGACCGCGGCGGCGAACGCCGGCACCGCCATGGCAGCCGCGACGAGTCGCCACTCGAAGGCGATCAACAGCGTGGTCGCGACGAGCGGCCCCAGCGCGATGCCGACGTTGCCCGCGATACCGTGGTAGCCCAACCCCGCGCCGCGCTCCGTGACGCCCGTACTGATGAGCCGGAGTCCGGCCGGATGGTAGGCGCTCGCGGCGAGCCCCCACACCGCCAGTGCGAGCGTCACGCCCGCAAGGCCGTCGACGACCGCGAGCAGGGCGAACGACGCCCCCATCCCGAGCAAACAGCCCACGAGTAACCGCTTCGAGCCGTACGCGTCCGTCACGATACCGCTCGGAGCTGAGCCGATGCCGTAGAGGGCGTACCCGACGGCGACGGCGATGCCGAGCGTCGCGGAGCCGACTCCCAGGCCGGCGATCCAGGCGGTGATGAATATCGGGATGGCCAACTCGTACATGTGAACCATCCCGTGTCCCAACATCGTGATCGAGAGGATCGATCGGTCGTTGCCGTTCATTCGTGTCGAATCACTGTCCCGGTCGTCTGTCGATTACTTAACGATAGCGAGCGGCCGAGTGAGGGTCAAACCGGACTCAGTCTATCAGGCCGTAGCCCCGCTTGAACAGGTATACGTCCAGCGCGATGACGGCGGCCGCGAAGCCGCTCAACACCCCTAACGAGACGAGCGGATCGACCTCCTGGTAGCCGAGGAAGCCGAACCGGACGCCGTTGACCATGTACACCATCGGATTGAGCAGCGAGAGCGTCCGATACAGCGGCGGTAGGATGTCGAGCGAGTAAAAGACCGCCCCGAAGAACACCAGCGGTCGGAGAATGAACTGGCTCATCACGGTCAGGTCGTCGAAGTCGTTCGCCACCAGCCCGCCGATGACGCCGAGCGAGGCGAAAAGCAGCGGGACGACGATCATGAACGCGGCGAGATACAGCGGCTCGGCGATCGGCACCGGCGTGAATATCAGGCCGATCGCGACGATGATGACCCCGACGACGACGCCCCGGAGGGCGGCCGCGAGGATGTACGCGAGCACCATTGAGGTGTACGAAAGCGGCGAGGTGAGCGTCTCGTGAATGTACTCGTTCCATCGGCCGTGAAAGATCGAGAACGACGCGTTCTCGAAGGCGTTCGAGATCGCGCCCAACACGACGAGTCCCGGCAGCAGGAAGACGATGTAGTCGAAGCCGGCGATGTTGTCAATCCGCTGGCCCAAGACGACGCCGAAGACGGCGAAGTAGAGCACGTTCGTGATCGCGGGCGGGACGAAGGTGTTCGTCGGCCGCCGGACGAACCGCAGGATCTCCCGTCGGAGCAGCGAGCGAAAGCCGACGCCGAAGACGCCGTTGGCCGCCGCCGAGTCTGCGGGTCGAGAGGTACCCGTGTCGGCGCTCACTGGATCACCCCCAGCGGCTCGGCGTTCTCCTCGGTCCGGGTCATGTCGACGAACACCTCTTCGAGCGAGGCTCGCTGGATGTCCAGATCGAGTACCTCGTGGCCCTCGTATTCGAGCGCCCGGAGAAGATCCGGCGCGACCGCGCCGCCGCCCTGTGCCGTGACGACGAGCGTCGAGCCGTCGAGGCGGGTCTCGACGATCCCCTCGACGCCGAGTTCCGGGACGCTCGCCGGCCGATCTGCGAGCGTCAGATGCACCTGATCGGTGCCGCGCGAGCGGAGTTCGTCCGGCGTCGACACATCGACGACCCGGCCCGAGTCGACGATCGCGACCCGATCGCAGAGCCGTTCGGCCTCCTCGATGTAGTGGGTGGTGAGCAAGATTGTGGTCCCCTCGGCGTTGAGTCGCTCGATGACGTGCCACAGGTCCCGGCGGAGCTGGACGTCGACGCCCGCCGTCGGCTCGTCGAGGATGAGCAGCTCGGGGTCAGTCACGAGCGCTCGCGCGAGC is part of the Natronomonas salsuginis genome and harbors:
- a CDS encoding MFS transporter — protein: MNGNDRSILSITMLGHGMVHMYELAIPIFITAWIAGLGVGSATLGIAVAVGYALYGIGSAPSGIVTDAYGSKRLLVGCLLGMGASFALLAVVDGLAGVTLALAVWGLAASAYHPAGLRLISTGVTERGAGLGYHGIAGNVGIALGPLVATTLLIAFEWRLVAAAMAVPAFAAAVYTIYVSVDELAAVEPVGGGEATDGGEDEPTATDPEDAPGSLPPIRGILGDTRTIFAGGFLIAFPMLILEGFFYRGVLTFLPDMLASYESLATVTIAGESVEPSGYVFVGLLVVGMGGQYVGGRLSDAMPPEKAAVGAFFALTVISVLFVPAASSGLLALLAVSALLGFVLFGEQPLLQAIVADYSTSDVRGLSYGYMFVGVFGVGSLGAAFSGAMLAYTTQRALFVLLAVVPLTAALISAALWRSNDAR
- a CDS encoding ABC transporter permease, which gives rise to MSADTGTSRPADSAAANGVFGVGFRSLLRREILRFVRRPTNTFVPPAITNVLYFAVFGVVLGQRIDNIAGFDYIVFLLPGLVVLGAISNAFENASFSIFHGRWNEYIHETLTSPLSYTSMVLAYILAAALRGVVVGVIIVAIGLIFTPVPIAEPLYLAAFMIVVPLLFASLGVIGGLVANDFDDLTVMSQFILRPLVFFGAVFYSLDILPPLYRTLSLLNPMVYMVNGVRFGFLGYQEVDPLVSLGVLSGFAAAVIALDVYLFKRGYGLID
- a CDS encoding ABC transporter ATP-binding protein codes for the protein MQSEPAIRADGLRKAYGDVQALDGLTFEVDRGEFFGLLGPNGAGKTTFINVLVGLVRKGGGVAEVFGFDVETDYRRARDRIGIAPQEFNVDRFFPIHEVLEHKAGYHGVPPAEAERRAEEALKTVGIWDKRETRFDWLSGGMKRRFLLARALVTDPELLILDEPTAGVDVQLRRDLWHVIERLNAEGTTILLTTHYIEEAERLCDRVAIVDSGRVVDVSTPDELRSRGTDQVHLTLADRPASVPELGVEGIVETRLDGSTLVVTAQGGGAVAPDLLRALEYEGHEVLDLDIQRASLEEVFVDMTRTEENAEPLGVIQ